The Daucus carota subsp. sativus chromosome 9, DH1 v3.0, whole genome shotgun sequence genome window below encodes:
- the LOC135149355 gene encoding uncharacterized protein LOC135149355, with the protein MAEKLVNVRYNYDGTFNKTSYSGGKSIIINCQDVDEFSYTVALENVKDCLNCTEIGGLYVLNGKPLQWKLLKCDSDLLQLVDACESGGDINIYVDCVVDKECKPLEPGVPFLVVRPRKNILKEHLQIKQNRRTFVSSHQLQQQRQSKRIPRSPQMQEVEQNKLPKSPRLQELAKKNLRSSTHLQEVQNNNLPKTPPKNLRSSTHVQEVQNNNLPKTPPKNLRSSTHLQEVENNNLSKSPRLEDLQKNLSSNPQWKKDVSPNAVSALVAKRRLHLSKLDTIESGRVNEYELRKIQNVEENKKKFKELGLGKYAANPIKPIVQQSTKEKKDREDPEYVVENETGDESDDTSEGIKSVQKRKAIPGPRTRSRANDKDLGDKDPVDPIDKGKKVAAASTKSAKLIKPTCSKLLKQGDNSAPSGTIAAYMALRERQKQNLEAEMRREDVGDTDLQNGSEGEEVEEEPKRRRGRSKMLKVHARTAAEKIFVKLSKRGQPIGERKTRSELSNFLGTLVKDHVSLTYVNWHVVPDDLKKKMLEYTLERFDIAPEGEKWVYKTLNSSWRTHKSRVKLMHYSQFDNDEERIQNRPDHIPLEDFKMLLDYWADDGVQILAEDNKARRNMYVETHTLGCKSLAELRTTLKEDDPNQRSPSEAKIFVESRKRKPGHEYKLSPKAIKKKIESVEKITKEGNDAAELVPKKKKNRPDWLVGRQGKTAASTETPVDPVTQSTVEELHTKIAQLESEMEAKVNTKVQHNMAWLLKKLGEANPGLKVDITHDFCATVSSDGDEFGTPITPGTASGTAPGTTRGTTDSLI; encoded by the exons ATGGCAGAGAAGTTGGTGAATGTGAGGTATAACTATGATGGCACATTCAACAAGACAAGTTATTCAGGGGGGAAGAGTATTATTATCAACTGCCAAGACGTGGATGAATTTTCATATACAGTGGCGCTAGAAAATGTCAAGGATTGCCTCAACTGTACTGAAATTGGAGGATTATATGTGCTGAATGGAAAACCCCTACAATGGAAGCTTCTGAAGTGTGATTCAGATTTGCTTCAACTGGTAGATGCCTGCGAAAGTGGTGGggacataaatatatatgtggatTGTGTTGTTGACAAAGAATGCAAGCCACTGGAGCCAGGGGTGCCATTTCTAGTCGTACGACCAAGAAAGAACATACTTAAAG AACATCTACAAATCAAACAGAATAGGCGTACTTTTGTTTCTTCACACCAACTACAGCAACAAAGGCAAAGCAAGAGGATTCCAAGGTCACCTCAGATGCAGGAGGTTGAACAGAACAAGCTTCCAAAATCACCACGTTTGCAGGAGCTAGCGAAGAagaatcttcgaagctcaactcatTTGCAAGAGGTTCAAAACAACAATCTGCCAAAGACACCTCCAAagaatcttcgaagctcaactcatGTGCAAGAGGTTCAAAACAACAATTTGCCAAAGACACCTCCAAagaatcttcgaagctcaactcatttgcaagaggttgaaaacaacaatCTGTCAAAGTCACCGCGTTTGGAGGACCTACAGAAGAATCTTTCAAGCAACCCTCAGTGGAAGAAAGATGTAAGCCCCAACGCTGTATCTGCATTGGTGGCGAAAAGGAGGTTACACTTATCAAAATTGGATACAATTGAG TCGGGCCGAGTGAATGAGTATGAGCTGCGTAAAATTCAGAATGtggaagaaaacaaaaaaaagttcaaGGAACTCGGATTAGGAAAATATGCTGCTAATCCAATTAAGCCGATAGTCCAGCAGAGTACAAAGGAAAAGAAGGATCGGGAAGATCCTGAATATGTTGTGGAAAATGAGACGGGAGATGAAAGTGATGACACTTCAGAg GGAATCAAATCTGTCCAGAAACGGAAAGCAATACCTGGTCCCAGAACTCGTTCGCGAGCAAATGATAAGGATTTGGGTGATAAGGATCCGGTGGATCCTATCGACAAAGGCAAAAAGGTTGCTGCTGCTAGTACCAAAAGTGCAAAACTTATAAAGCCAACATGCAGCAAACTGCTAAAACAAGGGGATAATTCTGCACCAAGTGGTACAATTGCTGCGTATATGGCCCTGCGAGAACGTCAGAAGCAGAATCTTGAAGCTGAAATGAGGAGAGAGGATGTTGGTGATACAGATTTACAAAATGGAAGTGAAGGTGAAGAAGTAGAAGAAG AACCTAAAAGACGTCGAGGACGTtcaaaaatgttaaaagttCATGCTAGGACTGCTGCTGAAAAGATCTTTGTTAAACTGAGTAAACGAGGTCAACCAATTGGAGAGCGGAAAACTAGATCCGAGTTGAGCAATTTCCTGGGGACTCTAGTTAAGGATCACGTGTCACTTACTTATGTTAATTGGCATGTTGTTCCAgatgatttgaagaagaaaatgtTGGAATATACTTTG GAGAGGTTTGATATAGCACCAGAAGGGGAAAAGTGGGTGTACAAGACACTTAATTCATCCTGGAGAACACACAAGTCTCGTGTCAAGCTGATGCATTACTCCCAATTTGACAATGATGAGGAGAGGATTCAAAACAGGCCGGATCATATTCCGCTCGAGGATTTTAAGATGCTGTTGGACTACTGGGCGGACGATGGAGTTCAG ATTTTGGCTGAGGATAATAAGGCTCGTCGCAATATGTATGTTGAGACACACACTCTCGGTTGCAAGAGTCTTGCTGAGCTTAGAACAACACTG AAAGAAGATGACCCAAATCAGAGGTCCCCATCAGAGGCTAAAATATTTGTAGAAAGTCGCAAGCGCAAGCCTGGGCACGAGTACAAGTTAAGTCCAAAagcaattaagaaaaaaatt GAGTCTGTTGAAAAGATAACGAAAGAAGGAAATGATGCAGCTGAGCTCGttcccaaaaagaaaaagaaccgGCCAGATTGGTTGGTGGGAAGGCAAGGTAAAACAGCAGCTTCGACAGAAACTCCAGTTGATCCGGTTACACAATCTACAGTCGAGGAGCTGCACACAAAGATTGCTCAGCTAGAGAGTGAGATGGAAGCGAAGGTCAATACAAAAGTTCAACATAACATGGCCTGGTTGCTGAAGAAACTCGGAGAGGCAAATCCGGGTCTGAAAGTTGACATTACTCATGACTTTTGTGCAACTGTTTCTAGTGATGGAGATGAATTTGGCACTCCAATCACTCCTGGCACCGCTTCTGGAACCGCTCCTGGCACCACCCGTGGCACCACCGACTCTTTAATATAA
- the LOC108200826 gene encoding metalloendoproteinase 1, with product MAQHFKLISCISLFLLLLVPSNAEKPTHKKPLLPSKYENLEIKKPLIVSSNSENPKLLHAPSNSENLATKKPQPFGFLNHLKGGKKGENLAGIRELKKYLNKFGYLNYKSINGHDNDHFDEMLEAAVKTYQANYNLKITGILDSETISKMVMPRCGFPDIINGTNSMTKKHEGHQHHGSNKLHIVAHYSYGSYKWPAGKTHLYYWFETHITYSSIKRAVARAFNRWASYTQHFTFEETLDYQSSDLTVTYYRGDHGDGSAFDGPGGVLAHAFFPTDGRLHFDVDERWSIGAIPNYIDLESVAVHEIGHLLGLAHSTVQDAIMYPSLPYGVVKTNLQPDDIQGIKALYNI from the coding sequence ATGGCACAACATTTTAAGCTGATATCATGTATCTCTCTCTTCTTGCTCCTGCTTGTTCCATCCAATGCCGAAAAACCTACACATAAAAAGCCACTTCTTCCATCCAAATACGAAAACCTTGAAATTAAAAAGCCTCTTATTGTTTCATCCAACTCAGAAAATCCAAAGTTACTTCATGCTCCGTCCAATTCAGAAAACCTTGCAACTAAGAAGCCACAGCCTTTCGGTTTTCTAAATCATCTTAAAGGAGGCAAAAAAGGGGAAAATTTAGCAGGCATTCGTGAGCTGAAAAAATATCTGAACAAATTTGGATACCTGAACTATAAATCTATAAATGGACATGATAATGACCATTTTGATGAGATGCTTGAGGCTGCTGTGAAGACCTACCAGGCCAACTATAATCTCAAGATCACCGGAATacttgattctgaaacaatatCAAAGATGGTGATGCCACGGTGTGGATTTCCGGATATCATCAATGGGACTAATAGCATGACAAAGAAACATGAGGGGCATCAACATCACGGTTCTAACAAACTCCACATAGTCGCTCATTACAGTTACGGCAGCTACAAATGGCCAGCTGGCAAGACTCATCTCTATTACTGGTTTGAAACGCACATAACCTACTCAAGTATCAAACGGGCTGTGGCAAGGGCATTCAACAGATGGGCTTCGTACACACAACATTTCACTTTCGAAGAAACTTTGGATTACCAAAGCTCTGATCTGACGGTTACTTACTATAGAGGTGACCATGGCGATGGTTCTGCGTTTGATGGTCCAGGAGGAGTTCTTGCTCATGCATTTTTCCCAACCGATGGAAGATTACACTTTGATGTGGATGAGCGCTGGTCCATAGGGGCTATTCCTAATTATATTGATCTTGAGAGTGTTGCTGTGCATGAAATTGGGCACCTTCTTGGACTTGCTCATAGCACCGTCCAAGATGCAATTATGTATCCAAGTTTACCTTATGGAGTGGTCAAAACTAATCTTCAACCTGATGATATTCAAGGAATCAAAGCGCTCTATAACATCTAG
- the LOC108202387 gene encoding pre-mRNA-splicing factor ATP-dependent RNA helicase DEAH7, giving the protein MRVAKRVSEEMETELGDLVGYAIRFEDVTGPNTVIKYMTDGVLLRETLKDADLDKYRVVVMDEAHERSLNTDVLSGILKKVVARRRDRTRNIFRGGEILLKKF; this is encoded by the exons ATGCGTGTTGCCAAAAGAGTTAGCGAAGAGATGGAAACTGAACTTGGTGATCTAGTTGGTTATGCAATTCGTTTTGAGGATGTGACTGGGCCAAACACTGTAATAAAG TATATGACTGATGGTGTGCTTCTGCGTGAGACACTCAAAGATGCTGATCTTGACAAATATCG TGTTGTTGTAATGGATGAAGCACACGAAAGGTCACTAAACACAGACGTGCTCTCTGGGATCCTTAAAAAAGTTGTTGCCAGACGCAGGGACAGAACCAGAAATATTTTCCGGGGCGGCgaaattttactaaaaaaattttaa
- the LOC108200815 gene encoding metalloendoproteinase 1, whose amino-acid sequence MAQHFKLISCISLFLLLLVPSNAEKPTHKKPLLPSKYENLEIKKPLIVSSNSENPKLLHAPSNSENLATKKPQPFGFLNHLKGGKKGENLAGIRELKKYLNKFGYLNYKSINGHDNDHFDEMLEAAVKTYQANYNLKITGILDSETISKMVMPRCGFPDIINGTNSMTKKHEGHQHHGSNKLHIVAHYSYGSYKWPAGKTHLYYWFETHITYSSIKRAVARAFNRWASYTQHFTFEETLDYQSSDLTVTYYRGDHGDGSAFDGPGGVLAHAFFPTDGRLHFDVDERWSIGAIPNYVDLESVAVHEIGHLLGLGHSTVPDAIMYPSISYGVVKTNFHADDVRGIKALYNI is encoded by the coding sequence ATGGCACAACATTTTAAGCTGATATCATGTATCTCTCTCTTCTTGCTCCTGCTTGTTCCATCCAATGCCGAAAAACCTACACATAAAAAGCCACTTCTTCCATCCAAATACGAAAACCTTGAAATTAAAAAGCCTCTTATTGTTTCATCCAACTCAGAAAATCCAAAGTTACTTCATGCTCCGTCCAATTCAGAAAACCTTGCAACTAAGAAGCCACAGCCTTTCGGTTTTCTAAATCATCTTAAAGGAGGCAAAAAAGGGGAAAATTTAGCAGGCATTCGTGAGCTGAAAAAATATCTGAACAAATTTGGATACCTGAACTATAAATCTATAAATGGACATGATAATGACCATTTTGATGAGATGCTTGAGGCTGCTGTGAAGACCTACCAGGCCAACTATAATCTCAAGATCACCGGAATacttgattctgaaacaatatCAAAGATGGTGATGCCACGGTGTGGATTTCCGGATATCATCAATGGGACTAATAGCATGACAAAGAAACATGAGGGGCATCAACATCACGGTTCTAACAAACTCCACATAGTCGCTCATTACAGTTACGGCAGCTACAAATGGCCAGCTGGCAAAACTCATCTCTATTACTGGTTTGAAACGCACATAACCTACTCAAGTATCAAACGGGCTGTGGCAAGGGCATTCAACAGATGGGCTTCGTACACACAACATTTCACTTTCGAAGAAACTTTGGATTACCAAAGCTCTGATCTGACGGTTACTTACTATAGAGGTGACCATGGCGATGGTTCTGCGTTTGATGGTCCAGGAGGAGTTCTTGCTCATGCATTTTTCCCAACCGATGGAAGATTACACTTTGATGTGGATGAGCGCTGGTCCATAGGGGCTATTCCTAATTATGTTGATCTGGAGAGTGTTGCTGTGCATGAAATTGGGCACCTTCTTGGACTTGGTCATAGCACTGTCCCAGATGCAATTATGTATCCAAGTATTTCTTACGGAGTGGTCAAAACAAATTTTCATGCTGATGATGTTCGAGGAATCAAAGCGCTTTATAACATCTAG